TAGGTGCTTTTGTGGTGCAACTGGTTCAAGGGAAGAAAAAGATTTGCTGCTTTCAGTTTGTTTCAGATTCGCGTCTACACATTTTTGTATATATAGAGAGATGGTGCTAGTATAGTTTTGGTGGTAAGCAGCGCAGCAGTGATCATGTATACCTCATTCCCAGTACATGTACCCCGACGCTGAAACATGATGAATGCATTTCATGGATGCACAAATATTTGTCcgtgcatttgtttttcttgtagaATTCATGTTTGGAGAGTTTTTACGGTTGCACCATGTTGTACAACAAACATGTCTTTCTTTTCCACGCTAAATATATATTCCCACCGTTGCAAAATACAAGGTGTGTTAACTTTTAGAAAGCCGAACTTCTCTATGTTTGGCGTAGTTTATCATCGTGAGATATATTCTTATATTTTGCTTGCACCTTACATGTGGAATAGAGGGAGTAATGCATGTTTGGAATAGGCGGCGCCATTGGTTCTGTTGAGCAAAACCCCGGAGCCTTGATGCTTGTGGTATCTGAGCAGGCAGCAGCGAACTGAAACTGTTCAATCTTGTGTAGTCAAAGTCGTCAATCGCTGTGGAGGTGGGTGGATAGGAATAGGACTGCTGACTCACTGCCACTTGGACTTGGAAATCGCGGTGTAGTTTCCTCCTCCGTTGGACCACGCCGCTCATGATAATGCCCCGACAAGGGCACGGCCGGATGTCTGGAAGCCCGACCGCTCCTCGTGTCCTCGAGGACCCCTAATCAAAattgggtctgtctaggacacatctagatgtgacatagttatgtcacatctaacctgATAAGCACTATGTTTGTGGTCTATCTTTTTTATCCCAGTTTtttttttatttcttgttgctGCGTAGTTATTTTTAGGAGGTTAGATGTGACATCattaaaaacatctagatgtgaattagacaaactgatcaAAATTATCCCCTTCCTACGTCCCGTCACAGCGGGGGACATTTTAGAACCTGACTGAGGATGACCAATCAGGTACAGTATGTTCAGCACACGCGCCGACAGCAAAGAAAACTGAAGCAATGGAACTATTCCTTCCATTTATTCCCCCTTGACCAGTTAATCTTACAAAATTCTTCCATCAAAAAATACATCCTTCTAACGCTGACCGACGTAAACTACTGCCTCGTCGTCGCGGCGACACCTAGATTCATCGGAGTTCCTTAGGTTCGTACGTACAGTGCCTTAATTAGTTACATGATGGACTCGAATGGGATGATCCAATGGAACCTATATGTACATATGGAGCAGCGCAGGAGCACCGGTGGACAAGATGGTGGGCGAGGCACCTCGCTTGCTGTTATCACCAGGCAGGCCATCGACTGCTGAGCTAGAGAGAGGGGTTGGGCAGGAACAGATGGCCTGTGGCTACATCTCGCTGAGCAAGTTGCTGATCTTGCGGAGCTCGGTCAGAGCCGCAGTCGCCGTCACCTGTCCTTTGCCGCCCAGGAGGTTGTTCGAGAAGTTCTCCATCGGCCCGGGCTGGCTGCGATCTTGCTGAAACGCTGACTCGATCACCTATAATTACATTGCAACCATTGTTAGTGATGCATAGATAGGCATGATCCGTTGTTAGTGATGCATACATAGATAGGAATGATCCAAATTACACCATACATGCATGTTTGGCAAATAAAGATACAGAAGAATTGTGTTttatcaaaatataagatgtttttgacaatatgacagtgtcaaaaaatgccttatattttgagacggagggagtatttcactaATGACTTCAGAACGCAAGCCAAGCAATTCTACCAAGTGGTAAGACACAAACATTTGATGTAGAAAATTATGCAAATACTTTTATCAGGATAGAGACTACCAAAAAGTACCACACAAGGCAATAAATGATGTTGCATATGATATACCTGGATATTCTCGAGCATGCTTTGTCCAAGATTCTTAAATGTGCCCATCACCTTCTTATCACCAGCAGCCAACTTCACGTTACCACGCGGGTTATTCGAATTCCCTTCGGAGCAGGATGGGTCAACAGCATCTTTAGCATCTGATTTCTCACCGCTACCCTTCTCGATGTTGCCTTCACCTGAGGGTCTCCCTAGCTTCAACAGCCACTGAAATTTACTGATAAATGGCTTCCTTTCATTAGGAACCACAGTTTTTTCAGAGGATCCATCTGGATCTGCAGTTTTATTAGAAGTTTCTGCTTCTGAATCTTGAACACTACTGCCGTCATGATTACAGCTGGATGACTCATCTTGCAGTATTTCATCCCTGTCATTGTCACCACCATACGAAATTGAAATGACACTACTTCTCTCAGAATCGTTATCTTGAATGTTCTCATGCTCATTACCAGCAACGGCTGCATAGAACACTGGAGAGTTCTCACCGCTAGAAGAACAAGCTTCTGTTGCacattgtgtcctttgtgttgcgctCTCATCAGCTGGCACAGCCAGCGGATTTTCTAGAGGGCTGAGTTTAGCCAGGCACGGTGGGCTTACAGTTACACTTTCAGCAGCTGCTCTTGGTTGCAAAGGCTCTGCGGGACTCACTGGAGGCTCCTTGTGAATTGAGACGATAGGGAATTCATCTTCTTGAATTTTCCCTGCAATTTCATGAGACCTCCCCGCACTATCTGATAAAATATCCAGAAGGCATCGCCTTGCTGAATTCTGAGCATCACTTTTCACACTGATTGCTTTCACTGGAGAAGGATCTGACTCTGTCCTACACAAACCAAGCTTCTGCCTTAAGGATTTCTTTATTTCTCTGCTGAAAGAATGACCCTTCTCAGTCTCCTTGGGAGATGTCCCATCATTGTGCAAATTTCTCCACTGCTTTTCCCAGTAACTCTCGGATAAAGGATGCAATGGAGTTCTCGGAGGAGTTGAAATAGAGATAATACTGTTAACTCTGTCATACTCGCCGATATCCCTATTTAATAGGACAGATGGGGATGAAGTGTTCGCATCAATGGCAGTAGACTGCAGGGACTGGGCTTTCTCAATTAGCTTCTGCACATCAACATTCGTCGGGTAATTCAATAATCTCTGGAGACAAGAGACATCAGTCTCGGTAGCCAACAGAGACGATCTAACATGAAGAAGCATAGAGACTGCCATAGCTGCAATGAATGCCCCTCTATCTGAACACAAGATCCGAAAGCTATATTCCTCATCACTATTTAGCAGCATACTATTGGAACAGGCGAAGACTTTGTCCCATACTACTAAGAGATCACTGAGGCCGAATTCTCGTCCAAACAAAACCCTCAGCCAACGAAGTGCAAACCACTGAGGTTCCACTTTCAGCTCAATGAAATGGTTATGAAGAGATGGCTCAACAATGGAAAGCAAATGATACAATGCTGAGGAGGCTTCAATAGCAGGCGGTAGACTTGAGCTAGATCCAACACTGGATGGAGAGTAAAATTCTGCCATGCGAACCACTCCGCCACCCCCATCCATCAAACCATCAAAAATGGCATAGGCATCATGCTCCATGAATCTTTCAGATAATACAATGCCTAGTTCACCTTCAGCTCCATATGCATCACTAAGTAAAATTATTTCTTTTGTATCTGAGTCAAGCTCATCAAGACTGTTAGCTCTGGAAGCACTTTCAGAATCATTTTCATTGTCAGTTCCTGAATGCCACTTTGGGTCCTTTCTAGGTTTATAACTAAAAACCATATCAGTATCTGGAAAAGGTACTCCAACAAAATCATCATTGAAGCAGTCTTCATGGAGTTTTCGTATTTGCGATAGTTTATCAATGTCGACCTGAAGAACATACACAAGTGGAGCCAATAGCTCATGCATTCCTGTGACAAGATGAGCCATATGTCATGCCATATTCAGCAATTAAACAAGAAAATACAAATGAAAAGATATACTGAAGTGGCCATGCTACTTAGTCAAATACTTAATGTAAAGATACTTTGGTGCTACCCGGCATTGCTATTAAGAGATCTCAGAGCTAATTAATATGCTTTAACAATGCCATCTTAAGATATTTATACTCTTGTTTTATAAAATGGTAACTTTTACCGTGCAAAGATTAACAGCCCTAGATGATTTTAGACCCATGAACTAATTAATATGCTTTAACAATGCCATCTTAAGATATTTATACTCTTGTTTTATAAAATGGTAACTTTTACCATGCAAAGATTAACAGCCCTAGATGATTTTAGACCCATGAAGTTCTCAGTTGAAAGGAGAAAGCAAACCAGATTCCTTGCAATAACTTGAGAACTTTGTTTCTTCTACATGCGGAAGGAGTTTCTTACCTTGGCGGTAACCATACTCTGGATGCTGAAGACACCACATTAACAGTATCCTACGCAGCATGGCCTGGCAAGTAGGTGTTTGGAAGTAACTACCATCTTCGGGATACAAGCGAGACAAATCTTGGTCCACAGTCTTCTCCAACTCTGCCCCTCTGAAAAACCGACCCCAGCTACTCTCTGCAGAAAGAAGTTAAATAAAAATATCAAGATGGAAACTTGGAATCAGAGCTGTCGCACAAAGTGTCAAGCAACACCTGGAGGCTTTTGTTACATAACATCATAGAAAAAAGTATACATTTTTGTGTGAGCAAACTATTCACACTCTGAATAATAGGTTTCATCCCGCCTCTTAGGCACTAGCATAGCTAAAACACCAGTAATTATACCAGTAGAAAAGAGCCCTAATAAATAATTATGAACAataataaattaataaaaagagTACACATTTATATATCTTAATGTGTTAAATAACACTTGTCAAGCACCGCTCATCGTTTAATAAATGAAGTGCGTCACAACCCATGGAAATTCAGGAAAACACTTTGCAGTGCAAATCTGTGATGGTAAGTGATCACGCAAGTGTTTGCGGTAGATAACAAGTCATCCATGTTCAAAGATATCATCCTTGTAATTTGTTTACCATGTAATCATCACAATTCACAAGATAATGTTTAGGATCAAATACCTGGGTTCTGAGAGAGCGGGTTGTCCACGATGAGGTTAGGTGATCTAGCCTCCTTCTTTGGAAGATGAGGGTCTACCAGAACACGGCGCCTCAAACTAACATACCTACAACAAACATGAATCAAATTTAACATGTCATTCTTAGGTAGAAAGAAATAGCAAGGAGCAAAATTCATTTGCCCCAATCACTTATAGATCAGTAACAGCACCAATCTCTCTCGCCGAAATTTCATCTCATGAAACAAACATGGCATGTGGCCATGTGCACGATAACACCGACAGAACCAGAAATCTAGCAATCGACGAGCTATATTCATACGACCACAACCAAATCAGATGCATTAGCAGCCGGTGATTGCATTAATTTGCTAACAAACACAACCATCTGGACGAAATCAACGCCTGACCGCGCAAGAATCAAATGAAAGCATAACAAGAACGAGCCAGGTAAGCAGGAAAAACAGAGCAGAGCAGATTCCTGCCGCAAAAGGACAAAACACCAGCAAACACCCGGGAACAAGGATGGCGGGCTCACCTCCGCCGCGAATCGGCGGCAGCGCGGCGGAGCTCCTCGACGGAGGCCTCCGGCGACGCCGGCAGGATGCCGAGATCGACCCGCCACCGGACGCTGCGTAGACTCGAgaaccgccgccgcctctcctcctccgCCATGGCCGGGCCCCTTCAGTCGCAGGCGAATTGGACTCCCTCGAATTAACAACAACCCACAACGGAAGCCAAGAAACGTGGCCAAAACGCTATATATAGCTTTGTTTATCTGTAGCAAAGTGGAAACCAAGAAAAGGAGGATCTTTCCGGGGACGAGGATTAGGTTTTCGGAGGATTTTGGGGGATGGAGAGGTTAGGGGGAGGTGAATTCTCCTCTCCTCTTCTGTATCCGCGGGAATGGCGTTCTTGCTTGAGCTGGGGGAGGGGGCTGATTTGGCCGGGACGGTGGATGCTtggaggagaggggaggggggTGGGGTGGGTTAGGCCGGAGGAGAAGAAGGGAAGGTCTCCCTCTTATTATTTTCTCATTTATGGTGGttttttaaatttatttattttaataggAGAGAGAATCTATAGAAGAGGTTGAGGATTTTGTTCTCTATTGGCAGTAGAGCA
The sequence above is drawn from the Triticum aestivum cultivar Chinese Spring chromosome 7A, IWGSC CS RefSeq v2.1, whole genome shotgun sequence genome and encodes:
- the LOC123151492 gene encoding uncharacterized protein produces the protein MAEEERRRRFSSLRSVRWRVDLGILPASPEASVEELRRAAADSRRRYVSLRRRVLVDPHLPKKEARSPNLIVDNPLSQNPESSWGRFFRGAELEKTVDQDLSRLYPEDGSYFQTPTCQAMLRRILLMWCLQHPEYGYRQGMHELLAPLVYVLQVDIDKLSQIRKLHEDCFNDDFVGVPFPDTDMVFSYKPRKDPKWHSGTDNENDSESASRANSLDELDSDTKEIILLSDAYGAEGELGIVLSERFMEHDAYAIFDGLMDGGGGVVRMAEFYSPSSVGSSSSLPPAIEASSALYHLLSIVEPSLHNHFIELKVEPQWFALRWLRVLFGREFGLSDLLVVWDKVFACSNSMLLNSDEEYSFRILCSDRGAFIAAMAVSMLLHVRSSLLATETDVSCLQRLLNYPTNVDVQKLIEKAQSLQSTAIDANTSSPSVLLNRDIGEYDRVNSIISISTPPRTPLHPLSESYWEKQWRNLHNDGTSPKETEKGHSFSREIKKSLRQKLGLCRTESDPSPVKAISVKSDAQNSARRCLLDILSDSAGRSHEIAGKIQEDEFPIVSIHKEPPVSPAEPLQPRAAAESVTVSPPCLAKLSPLENPLAVPADESATQRTQCATEACSSSGENSPVFYAAVAGNEHENIQDNDSERSSVISISYGGDNDRDEILQDESSSCNHDGSSVQDSEAETSNKTADPDGSSEKTVVPNERKPFISKFQWLLKLGRPSGEGNIEKGSGEKSDAKDAVDPSCSEGNSNNPRGNVKLAAGDKKVMGTFKNLGQSMLENIQVIESAFQQDRSQPGPMENFSNNLLGGKGQVTATAALTELRKISNLLSEM